TCTTTCTTATAAAGTTTAGTACTGCCTGATGCTAAAGACAAATATGACTATTTATGCCGACTGACTTGCAGCTAAATTATGAATGCAGCCCAGTCACTAATAAGGGTAACTGAGCTGCATTCACCAAAACAAAAGCCTATCCAGCCAAACTCTCGACGCTTAAGGGAACCATGTCGCCATTCCTCGTTAGTCCTAGCAGCATGGGTTGTTGGGCTTGAATTAATTGACCTGTAAGTACACAACGTTCTTCTTGCTGAGCTGTGGCAGCTATACTAGCTCGAATATCGGCTCGTGAAAACCTGGGTTTCCATTCACCTGATTTTTGCTGGACATAATTCCAGAGGATATCTCGAATTAGGGCTTGATACCCTTGATTGCCAGCTATGTCTTTGAGTTTATCTTTGAGTTCCCGCTCCAAGCGAATGCTGGTAACTTCCATGTCGGTGGTTGGGGTGCGAGCGATCGTATGCATGACTTTTTCTCCTTTAAGGTATGGACAGGATAGTAATACAAGTGTAGTATGTTTAAAGGAATGTTCAATAGGTGAAATTTTCTGTGAAATCTCTTTACCCCATCTCTACTTCCTTGCGTGCTACCAACTGCCGATCCAGTTGGGAATTAGCACCTGTGGGAGTGGAGTATTTATTTATGGGCTATGAAAGCCAAATTCATCGCCAATTTACAGAGGGTAATTATGATTTTAGATATCTCGGCATTAGCGCGCTGAATGCAAAACCACAACTAGATCAAGCAAGCGGGAGGTACAGACGAAGCAATACTGTACCGATATAAGACCAGAAAATTTTCGGTCAATTTCTAACCCCCGCTTCACCTGAACAAGAAGCGGGGGTTTTTTTATAAGGAGTGAAGCTGTGACAACATCTTCGATGCGCTGCGCGAACGCAATGCAAGTGTTAGAGCAATCTGTGGTGGTTTTTTCTCAAAATTACTTACCACTGTGTCAGGTCAATATCAAGCGAGCAATTATGCTGTTAGTCAAAAGCAAGGCTAAACCGCTAAGTTTCGCCATGCAAGACAGATGGCGAGTTCAGTCACCCGGCTTGTTGCTTGATGTACCAAAACACATGCGCTTGAAAATCGCCTCTAGTGAACGGATGTGGAAAATTCCGCCAGTAAATTGGCAGGAACTGTCGCAGCAAAACCATCACAGTTGCCAATATTGCGGTAGCAGCAAAAATTTCACGTTAGCTCGTGTGGGTAGGCGGGTTAAAGCCGTCCCAGACACTGGAGACAACGTAGTCACAGCTAGTGAAAGATCTAACTCCCATAAAGGCGATCGTACCCCCCTTAAAGCTGGTATGCAACTGCGGAAAACGCCAAAATTACTAGTCCGCCTGGCGATTTCTTTTGTTGTTTGCGAAGCTTGGCGCAACAGCGCTACACAGTTCTGGATAGATGTGCAAGCAAACCTGGAATAACAGGAGAGCATAAGGAATGCTGAAATTAACTTACACCGAAGGGAGCTTTTATTTAGAGTGTTTTACTCAGTCTCTAGAAGACTGGGTGGCACAGCGAGTAATTTTCGCACTGCGTGTCGGGCAAAGTCTGTCCGTTGAACCCAGCACTGCTTCCTTTTTGCTGCCTGTTGATTTACCAGGGGTAGATTTGCTCAAGGCTGAGGTGAAACGAGATGACAGTGAAATCATTGACCTCTGTGCTTGCGATAGCGAGTATATGGAAGTCACTTTGCGGGGTTCTTGGCTATCAGATGGTTCTGAAGACGCTGTGGGTGTGTTTGTCACCAGTATGAGCGATCGCGCCGAATTCTTGTTACAAAAACTTTGGCAGGAAGCACAAGTTTGCGCTTCCGTCATGAGTGAATAAAAAAGGGAATTGGGAATAGGGAATAGGGAATGGGGAATTGCGAATTGCGAATTGGAGATTATTTCTCCCTCATCCCCCTCATCTCCCCTGCTGCCCTGCTCCCCCACTCCCTTTATTGCGTAATTTCAGTAGTTCGGGAATTGTCACAAATCGGTAGCCTTGCTGTTTAAGCCCGCTGATGATTTGTGGCAAAGCTTGTACAGTTCTTTGGCGATCGCCACCACCATCATGCATCAAAACAATAGCACCAGGTTTTGCGCCTTTGAGAACATTGTTCACAAATGCTTGCGGTTTGGCGTGAGGATCGGTATCAGCTGAAGTCAACGACCACATAACAACAGTATTTTTCTGGCTTTTGGCATAAGCGGCTAGGCCGTTGTTTAAAAAGCCTCCAGGAGGACGGAACAAAGAAGTTTTCACTCCTGTGGTTTTGTAAATCAGGTCGGCTGTCCGTTCAAATTCACTTTTGGCTGTGGCTGCGTCCATCCGCCGATACCAATGATGCCAAGTATGGTTGCCGATGGCATGTCCCTCAGCCACCACTCGTTTTGCAAGTTCGGGATTGGCTTGTAAAGCTTGCCCTACCCAAAAGAATGTTGCTTTCACATCATTTTGCTTGAGTATATCGAGCATTTGTGAAGTTGTGTTTTGCCAAGGGCCATCATCAATAGTCAGGGCAATCAGCTTTTCATTGCTGCTGGGGTGAACCTGATAAACTGTTTTTCCTTGAAATTTATCTGGTACAGCAAAAGAGAGGTTTTCTACTTTGGCTGATGGTAGCAATTGAGAATTAACTTTGCTGTTTGCTGAATGATTGGGAATTTGTACAGCATGGAGTTGACTTGTTAGGGGGTCAGCCTTCAATTGTGGGGGTATGCCTGGAGCAATACTACAAGCTGTTACAGAGAAAGCGATCGCGACAACACCGAATATTCTTTGTCGCTTGAGGTTGTTGTCTGCCACATCAGAGTTCCAAAAACTCACCCGATCATAAACTGTAGTTCTGCTTTTGAGAGAGGTTAACAGGCTACACCCTAAGTACAGAAACACTTTTCCACAAATTCAAAAAATTTTTCCGAAACCCCTTGACATTATCTATAGCAGTCCTAAATCATTCGTGAAAATTTGAGATAGTCGTAACCCCCCTGTAGTCCCAATACCGTTCGGTTAAGGAATTTCTTGGTTCAGGCAGGCACGGGCAGCAGGGGGACAAGAGAAGCAGGGGGAGAGAAGAATTACTGAACAATACCCTCTTTCCTCCCCTACTTCAAGAGCTTATCCGAACCGTATTGCCTGTAGTCCCCCCTTGGTAAGGGGGGACGGCGTTAGCCGGGGGGTGAATTTTCTTACAAATCATTTAGGATTGCTATAGAACATTTCTTGATATTATGATTAAAATGCTTCTAATCCTTTCCCTACCTGAATCGCTTAATGTGATATACGGAAAGTTTCCGCATAATAAATAGTTAGACGAATGATTCGGATGTTCTTTAACTTTAGGTACAGAGTATCTAAAAACTTTATAGTTTGAACAATCAAGGAGTTATTACAAATGTGTATTCAGGAAAAAATCACAGATGAATTTAGAAGCCAAGTTCAGGAGGCACAATTTTCTTTGTTTGAAATACAAAGAGAAGTGAAATCTGAGAATACTGATTTCTTGGAAGGAGTAAATTTTAAGGTTAGTGCAGAGGACTTAAAAAACTTCGAGGGCTTTTTGTACGATCAACTTGAAGAGTCAGAAGATGATAATCCTATTGGAGGTGTACTAGACTCACCATATCTTGTTGGTGTATTGAGTTGGACACAAAATTTCCTGAAATACTTCTTTAAAGAGGTTCATGATATCATTTGCAATGAACAGCAAGCCAAACAAATTAGTCAGGCATCTGATATCTCAATGAAAGGAATTGCTACATCTTTGGCCGCATGGATGGTGAGTGCTTTAGGCTTTACTGGACCTCTAGCCATCGGTCTTGCCACAGCAGTTCTACTGATATTAGCTAAGGCTACAAAGGGGGCATTTTGTCAGATGTCACGTGAACAAATTGAGGAGAGTTTAAAGTTAGATACCCAGAAAATCAACGAATCTTAAAAAATTTGAACCATGAGTAATTTTAGGCAATAGAGAAACACAATGCAAGAATATTTCCTGAATGTTCCTCTTGTGGGTCAGAAAAATGGTTATGATGGATCTCCCTTATTGCAACCAGATAGGTATAGCGATCTAGTACCACATGGATTCATGGCGTGTTGGTATGCATCTGCATGTATGGTTTCTTACTATTTTCGTGCAGGTCCAAGGCTAGGGCTACCGAATATCTGGACGAAGGATCGTGGAATTTCCATCGACACAATTAACGAACTAGCCGAGGTTGAAGGACTCAGAGTTCTTAAAAGACCAAAAGAGGTTGAAGGACTCGGAGTTCTTAAAAGACCAGAATTAGTCATAACTAATAAATTCATTATGGAATCCCTTAAAGAGTATGGACCCATATGGATTGCTGGTTATTATCTTGATCACAAGCCAAAAGCAGCTCATGCAATTGTAGTTACTGGTATTCAAGGAAATTCTATTCACTATAATGATCCGTGGGAACCAGAAGC
Above is a window of Nostoc sp. UHCC 0702 DNA encoding:
- a CDS encoding HNH endonuclease, producing the protein MQVLEQSVVVFSQNYLPLCQVNIKRAIMLLVKSKAKPLSFAMQDRWRVQSPGLLLDVPKHMRLKIASSERMWKIPPVNWQELSQQNHHSCQYCGSSKNFTLARVGRRVKAVPDTGDNVVTASERSNSHKGDRTPLKAGMQLRKTPKLLVRLAISFVVCEAWRNSATQFWIDVQANLE
- a CDS encoding polysaccharide deacetylase family protein, yielding MSFWNSDVADNNLKRQRIFGVVAIAFSVTACSIAPGIPPQLKADPLTSQLHAVQIPNHSANSKVNSQLLPSAKVENLSFAVPDKFQGKTVYQVHPSSNEKLIALTIDDGPWQNTTSQMLDILKQNDVKATFFWVGQALQANPELAKRVVAEGHAIGNHTWHHWYRRMDAATAKSEFERTADLIYKTTGVKTSLFRPPGGFLNNGLAAYAKSQKNTVVMWSLTSADTDPHAKPQAFVNNVLKGAKPGAIVLMHDGGGDRQRTVQALPQIISGLKQQGYRFVTIPELLKLRNKGSGGAGQQGR